The Acidimicrobiia bacterium genome has a window encoding:
- a CDS encoding CoA transferase, whose translation MKLGDVVNAQAAANGKPLDGVRVLALEQMQALPYATQLLTRLGAEVIKIEPPTGESGRGSLPGMQDPYGRLVGATFLRNNLSKRSVAIDLKNPAGRDLVLRMAPRFDVVAENFKPGTAHRLGLGYADVAAAHPTVIYVSVSGAGNLVESPYAEWPAYASMAEAVSGIYEYTRPAGQRPRANPVGALGDISSALFAVIGTLAALRHRDTRGIGQHVDISMFDATAAMTDIVTNLGSLGMEHLHDSKALVLDTFQATDGFFVLQLVREHQLERLAHLVGHPEWLSDPRLATREQWGEHVEDIFRPAIETWAAGLTKLEATHAFSDAGIAASPCQSSAEVRVDPHLTARNMLVEMERTDGVAQPVLIPGNPVKLSAVAEGPETRVPWVGEHTFEVLHEELGLDDDELARLAKDGAITGLPAE comes from the coding sequence ACGGCAAGCCGCTCGACGGCGTGCGCGTGCTCGCACTCGAGCAGATGCAAGCGCTCCCCTACGCCACGCAGTTGCTCACGCGCCTCGGGGCCGAGGTGATCAAGATCGAGCCGCCCACGGGTGAGTCGGGCCGAGGCTCGCTGCCGGGGATGCAGGATCCGTACGGCCGTCTCGTCGGCGCCACCTTCCTCCGCAACAACCTCAGCAAGCGCAGCGTCGCGATCGACCTCAAGAATCCAGCCGGTCGCGACCTCGTGCTCCGGATGGCGCCGCGCTTCGACGTGGTCGCCGAGAACTTCAAGCCCGGCACCGCGCACCGCCTCGGGCTCGGCTACGCCGACGTCGCCGCCGCGCACCCCACGGTCATCTACGTGTCGGTCTCGGGGGCGGGCAACCTCGTGGAGTCGCCGTACGCGGAGTGGCCGGCCTATGCGTCGATGGCCGAAGCCGTGTCGGGGATCTACGAGTACACGCGCCCGGCCGGTCAACGTCCGCGCGCGAACCCGGTCGGCGCACTCGGTGACATCAGCTCTGCGCTCTTCGCCGTGATCGGCACGCTCGCGGCGTTGCGCCACCGCGACACGCGCGGCATCGGGCAGCACGTCGACATCTCGATGTTCGACGCGACCGCGGCCATGACCGACATCGTCACCAACCTCGGTTCGCTCGGCATGGAGCATCTCCACGACTCGAAGGCGCTCGTGCTCGACACCTTCCAGGCCACCGACGGCTTCTTCGTGCTGCAACTCGTCCGCGAGCACCAACTCGAGCGGCTGGCTCACCTTGTCGGTCACCCGGAATGGCTCAGCGATCCACGCCTTGCCACGCGTGAGCAGTGGGGTGAGCACGTCGAAGACATCTTCCGGCCTGCGATCGAGACATGGGCGGCAGGGCTCACGAAGCTGGAAGCCACCCACGCGTTCAGCGATGCGGGCATCGCCGCAAGCCCGTGCCAATCGTCCGCCGAGGTGCGGGTCGACCCTCACCTCACCGCTCGCAACATGCTCGTCGAGATGGAACGCACCGACGGCGTCGCGCAACCGGTGCTGATCCCCGGCAACCCGGTGAAGCTCTCGGCGGTCGCGGAGGGGCCCGAGACGCGCGTCCCCTGGGTCGGTGAGCACACCTTCGAGGTGCTCCACGAGGAGCTCGGCCTCGACGACGACGAGCTCGCCCGGCTGGCGAAGGACGGCGCGATCACCGGCCTTCCCGCCGAGTAG
- a CDS encoding sulfotransferase, with product MTWQPPPRPDWVRAVNSGDVPPIADVAKLPLDRDGLLDEARAELAIDGRGVEGFADSGLGDDGFLEPLSVLLPALEEEAQLTVLGRWITRRFLLRLLEVRAQTVAYVRDDPGVRDEVIDEPVIVTGAPRTGTTILHALLAQDPTSRVPEGWELLRPVPPPDPATFPDEARVALADRELRMPALATGTLDAIHEYGGRMHKECVSSMSFEFRSEEFTARYHVPSYARWLGSCDMAPAYEWHRLVLQILQRRFTGTRWVLKSPVHLHSLATLFAVYPDARLAVTHRDPLAVLGSVTSLVATMRWAHSDEVDFADIGRYHADLYSGALDRLVDLTESGALDGAHVHHTHYAEFMADPLVTVTAVADGLGTPVTNETEQAMRAYLDAHPQGAHGEHQYSFDDLHVDPDDMRARFSRYQSSFDVLREV from the coding sequence GTGACCTGGCAGCCTCCGCCCCGCCCCGACTGGGTGCGCGCGGTCAACTCCGGCGACGTTCCCCCGATCGCCGACGTCGCCAAACTGCCACTCGACCGTGACGGACTGCTCGACGAAGCGCGCGCGGAGCTCGCGATCGACGGCCGGGGTGTCGAGGGTTTCGCCGATTCCGGACTCGGCGACGACGGCTTCCTCGAACCGCTCTCCGTGCTCCTGCCTGCGCTCGAGGAGGAAGCCCAGCTCACCGTGCTCGGCCGGTGGATCACGCGCCGGTTCCTGCTGCGGCTCCTCGAGGTCCGCGCGCAGACCGTCGCGTACGTGCGTGACGACCCCGGCGTCCGCGACGAGGTGATCGACGAGCCGGTGATCGTGACCGGCGCGCCCCGTACCGGCACGACGATCCTCCACGCGTTGCTCGCGCAGGATCCGACGAGTCGAGTGCCGGAGGGTTGGGAGCTGCTGCGCCCGGTGCCGCCGCCCGATCCCGCGACGTTTCCCGACGAGGCGCGCGTCGCGCTCGCCGATCGCGAGCTCCGAATGCCCGCGCTCGCGACGGGAACGCTCGACGCGATCCACGAGTACGGCGGGCGGATGCACAAGGAGTGTGTCTCATCCATGTCGTTCGAGTTCCGGTCCGAGGAGTTCACCGCGCGGTACCACGTACCGAGCTACGCGCGGTGGCTCGGGTCGTGCGACATGGCCCCCGCCTACGAGTGGCACCGCCTCGTGCTCCAGATCCTCCAGCGCCGGTTCACCGGCACCCGTTGGGTCCTGAAGTCGCCGGTGCACCTGCACTCGTTGGCCACACTCTTCGCGGTGTACCCCGACGCCCGCCTCGCCGTGACCCATCGCGACCCGCTCGCGGTGCTCGGTTCCGTCACGAGCCTCGTCGCGACGATGCGGTGGGCACACAGCGACGAGGTCGATTTCGCCGATATCGGTCGCTACCACGCCGATCTCTACAGCGGAGCGCTCGATCGACTGGTGGACCTCACCGAGTCGGGCGCGCTCGACGGCGCGCACGTGCACCACACGCACTACGCCGAGTTCATGGCCGACCCGCTCGTCACCGTCACCGCCGTGGCCGACGGGCTCGGCACGCCGGTCACCAACGAAACGGAGCAGGCGATGCGCGCGTATCTCGACGCGCATCCCCAAGGCGCGCACGGTGAGCACCAGTACTCGTTCGACGATCTCCATGTCGACCCCGACGACATGCGCGCGCGTTTCTCGCGCTACCAGTCTTCCTTCGACGTCCTCCGCGAGGTATGA
- a CDS encoding DUF1214 domain-containing protein, which translates to MTDPTELGNWRELLTGFDALGARIVSDEFPGPGIDADEGFRHLAQQLLCWLGWSIGHGDPTAPAFQRQNDLVTMWGGPNADNVYRHARVDPGCTYRIRGRMHTCEEFALAVREGFRHTDRPATLAELTATDIGIVAGTDFEILLGGEGNEPNRVPLPDGAIMCSIREYYFDWEPREPATFTIEYLGGAPVRPANTFADATAEALDLTERSIVFWNQYMLDARAKQRDNTFGDKIDVPRGLQISQFGFCFYDLAPEEALYVHSDVPDARYWSLQLYGMSWFEPYDIGRITSLNHRQAFVGPDGRLHVVLAHRDPEVPNWLDSEGRREGLLNFRYFWGSHLPTLEAQVVSLDDVRSVLPGNTPSIDAVARAREIRARRDHLAWRFRT; encoded by the coding sequence ATGACCGACCCAACCGAGCTTGGCAACTGGCGCGAGCTTCTGACCGGGTTCGACGCGCTCGGTGCACGGATCGTGAGCGACGAGTTCCCCGGCCCGGGGATCGACGCGGACGAGGGCTTCCGCCACCTGGCACAGCAGTTGCTGTGCTGGCTCGGCTGGTCGATCGGTCACGGCGACCCCACGGCGCCCGCGTTCCAGCGCCAGAACGACCTCGTCACGATGTGGGGCGGCCCCAACGCCGACAACGTGTACCGCCACGCCCGCGTCGACCCCGGGTGCACCTACCGCATCCGCGGCCGGATGCACACGTGCGAGGAGTTCGCCCTCGCCGTCCGCGAGGGGTTCCGTCACACCGATCGCCCCGCGACCCTTGCGGAGCTCACCGCGACCGACATCGGCATCGTCGCCGGCACCGACTTCGAGATCCTCCTCGGTGGCGAGGGCAACGAGCCCAACCGCGTCCCGTTACCCGACGGGGCGATCATGTGCTCGATCCGCGAGTACTACTTCGACTGGGAACCGCGCGAGCCGGCCACGTTCACGATCGAGTACCTCGGCGGCGCTCCCGTGCGCCCGGCCAACACGTTCGCGGATGCGACGGCCGAAGCGCTCGACCTCACCGAACGCTCGATCGTCTTCTGGAACCAATACATGCTCGACGCCCGCGCCAAGCAGCGCGACAACACGTTCGGCGACAAGATCGACGTGCCCCGCGGTCTCCAGATCTCGCAGTTCGGCTTCTGCTTCTACGACCTCGCGCCCGAGGAGGCGCTCTACGTGCACTCCGACGTGCCGGATGCGCGCTACTGGAGCCTGCAGCTCTACGGGATGTCGTGGTTCGAGCCGTACGACATCGGCCGGATCACGAGCCTCAACCACCGCCAGGCGTTCGTGGGCCCCGACGGCCGGCTCCACGTGGTACTCGCGCACCGCGATCCCGAAGTCCCGAACTGGCTCGACTCCGAGGGCCGGCGCGAGGGACTCCTGAACTTCCGATACTTCTGGGGTTCGCACCTGCCCACGCTCGAGGCGCAGGTCGTGAGCCTCGACGACGTGCGGAGCGTCCTCCCCGGCAACACGCCATCGATCGACGCCGTCGCCCGCGCCCGAGAAATTCGGGCCCGTCGCGATCACCTCGCCTGGCGCTTCCGCACCTGA
- a CDS encoding acyl-CoA dehydrogenase family protein, producing MDFEFSPEQLAFRDEVEAFLDSNDDPVLFDVTRENMAQIADTPDRRAFMRKMAEQGWLGITWPSEWGGQEGDGVYEYLLNEALAARGGPQIGKGVGIIGKTILRHGTEKMKQEFLPQILRHDIDFAVGYSEPDAGSDAASMKLKATRDGDGWRLNGQKTWTTSAHFADWYWVGARTDPASKHNGITLFLVPLDHPGITINPIWTMGDERTNDVFFDDVFVPDDYVVGDLNHGFQYISEALDLERFTMFTYSPIEQRLNLLCDYVATETVDDEPLRDDPVIRKQIARLATDAEVARLLGLRFVAKSMKGGAPPTSEASEYKLFATELSKRLANASMDIGAPGSQLRVHTDDAPMKGRAESTYRYTVIDTVGGGGSEIQKNIISRRKLGLPKNF from the coding sequence ATGGACTTCGAATTCTCTCCCGAGCAACTCGCCTTCCGTGACGAGGTCGAAGCGTTTCTCGATTCCAACGACGACCCCGTGCTCTTCGACGTCACGCGCGAGAACATGGCGCAGATCGCCGACACCCCCGACCGCCGCGCGTTCATGCGCAAGATGGCGGAGCAGGGTTGGCTCGGGATCACGTGGCCTTCCGAGTGGGGCGGCCAGGAGGGTGACGGCGTGTACGAGTACCTCCTCAACGAGGCACTCGCCGCGCGCGGCGGACCCCAGATCGGCAAGGGCGTCGGCATCATCGGCAAGACGATCCTGCGCCACGGCACCGAGAAGATGAAGCAGGAGTTCCTGCCACAGATCCTGCGTCACGACATCGACTTCGCGGTCGGCTACAGCGAGCCCGACGCCGGCTCCGACGCCGCGTCGATGAAGCTGAAGGCCACTCGAGACGGCGACGGCTGGCGCCTGAACGGCCAGAAGACCTGGACCACCTCCGCCCACTTCGCCGACTGGTACTGGGTGGGGGCCCGTACCGACCCGGCCTCGAAGCACAACGGGATCACGCTCTTCCTCGTGCCGCTCGACCATCCCGGCATCACGATCAACCCCATCTGGACGATGGGCGACGAGCGCACCAACGACGTGTTCTTCGATGACGTGTTCGTGCCCGACGATTACGTGGTGGGCGATCTCAACCACGGGTTCCAGTACATCTCCGAGGCGCTCGACCTCGAGCGCTTCACGATGTTCACCTACTCGCCGATCGAGCAGCGCTTGAACCTCCTGTGCGACTACGTCGCGACCGAGACCGTCGACGACGAACCACTGCGCGACGACCCGGTGATACGCAAGCAGATCGCCCGACTCGCGACCGACGCCGAGGTCGCGCGTCTCCTCGGCTTGCGGTTCGTCGCGAAGTCGATGAAGGGTGGCGCGCCGCCCACATCGGAGGCATCGGAGTACAAGCTGTTCGCGACCGAACTGTCGAAGCGGTTGGCCAACGCGTCGATGGACATCGGCGCGCCCGGCTCGCAGTTGCGCGTGCACACCGACGACGCGCCGATGAAGGGGCGGGCCGAGTCCACCTACCGATACACCGTGATCGACACCGTCGGCGGCGGCGGCTCCGAGATCCAGAAGAACATCATCTCCCGTCGCAAGCTCGGCCTTCCCAAGAACTTCTGA
- a CDS encoding CaiB/BaiF CoA-transferase family protein: protein MPSGAMLDGITVLDLASVGPAARASRWLSDYGARVVKVGPVPGRQGVQIVPPYYSYSAHRGMQRALFDLKAPEGREAFLRLADNADVIIESFRPGVVDKLGIGYEAVSERNPSAVYCSTTGFGQDGPHAQWAGHDLNYLGVGGYLECTGRAENGGPPIPGATVADSAGGGMHAVMAILAALVRRATTGVGAYLDVSVADGVLALMALQVDEFLATGDVPGPGHGLLTGRYACYDSYPTRDGRWVTVAAIEPRFWANLCTALGLEQWAAHQTDDAVQEQIRADMRAAFLARDRDDWVAELSPADTCVTAVLSVPEVVNDAQFAARGAFVEAKHPDHGTFRQVGPMFAGTTAAPAGPYEVRDATATDTDELLRAAGLTAEECAELRDAGAIA from the coding sequence ATGCCAAGTGGCGCGATGCTCGACGGCATCACGGTGCTCGACCTCGCGAGCGTCGGCCCGGCCGCGCGCGCGTCGCGCTGGCTCTCCGACTACGGCGCGCGCGTCGTCAAGGTCGGCCCGGTGCCCGGCCGCCAGGGCGTGCAGATCGTCCCGCCCTATTACTCGTACAGCGCACACCGCGGCATGCAGCGCGCGCTCTTCGACCTCAAGGCTCCGGAGGGACGGGAAGCATTCCTCCGCCTCGCCGACAACGCCGACGTGATCATCGAAAGCTTCCGTCCCGGCGTGGTCGACAAGCTCGGAATCGGTTACGAGGCCGTCTCGGAGCGCAACCCGAGCGCGGTCTACTGCTCGACCACCGGCTTCGGCCAGGACGGCCCGCACGCGCAGTGGGCGGGCCACGACCTCAACTACCTCGGGGTCGGCGGCTACCTCGAGTGCACCGGTCGGGCCGAGAACGGTGGTCCACCGATCCCCGGTGCCACGGTCGCCGACAGCGCGGGTGGCGGCATGCACGCGGTGATGGCGATCCTCGCCGCGCTCGTACGTCGCGCGACCACAGGAGTCGGCGCGTACCTCGACGTGTCGGTGGCCGACGGTGTGCTCGCGCTCATGGCGCTCCAGGTCGACGAGTTCCTCGCCACCGGCGACGTGCCCGGGCCGGGCCACGGTCTCCTCACCGGTCGGTATGCCTGCTACGACAGCTACCCGACCCGCGACGGAAGATGGGTCACGGTTGCCGCCATCGAGCCGCGCTTCTGGGCCAACCTCTGCACCGCGCTCGGTCTCGAACAGTGGGCCGCGCACCAAACCGACGACGCCGTGCAAGAGCAGATCCGCGCCGACATGCGCGCCGCGTTCCTCGCGCGCGACCGCGACGACTGGGTCGCCGAGTTGTCTCCCGCCGACACGTGCGTCACCGCGGTGCTCTCGGTGCCCGAGGTCGTGAACGACGCGCAGTTCGCGGCGCGAGGTGCGTTCGTCGAAGCGAAGCATCCCGACCACGGCACGTTCCGCCAAGTGGGGCCGATGTTCGCGGGCACCACCGCCGCACCGGCCGGTCCCTACGAAGTGCGCGACGCCACCGCTACCGACACCGACGAGCTGCTGCGGGCGGCAGGCCTCACTGCCGAAGAGTGCGCCGAGCTGCGCGACGCGGGTGCGATCGCATGA
- a CDS encoding MaoC family dehydratase N-terminal domain-containing protein yields the protein MTDTDTAQLPDGVVPEEVVKVIGVLQYEEEADFPVERGYFWNYCSSAENGNPLFWDDEVAAELTDGPVAPPSMLSTWFRPHHWAPGRAEPKVPLQVHFDMKEAFDLPEAIMSDYVMTFYEPIRPGDRITSGQILRSVSDVKTARVGTGRFWVIDVEYRNQRAELVGVETWTGFGYRKGDQRPEASG from the coding sequence ATGACCGACACCGACACCGCACAACTTCCCGACGGCGTCGTCCCCGAAGAAGTGGTGAAGGTGATCGGCGTGCTCCAGTACGAGGAGGAAGCCGACTTCCCCGTCGAGCGCGGCTACTTCTGGAACTACTGCTCGTCGGCCGAGAACGGCAACCCGCTGTTCTGGGACGACGAGGTCGCAGCGGAGCTCACCGACGGCCCGGTCGCACCGCCGTCGATGCTGTCGACCTGGTTCCGTCCCCACCACTGGGCGCCCGGACGCGCGGAGCCGAAGGTGCCCCTCCAGGTGCACTTCGACATGAAGGAGGCCTTCGACCTCCCCGAAGCGATCATGAGCGACTACGTGATGACGTTCTACGAGCCGATCCGCCCCGGCGACCGGATCACGAGCGGCCAGATCCTCCGCTCCGTCAGCGACGTCAAGACCGCCCGCGTCGGCACCGGAAGGTTCTGGGTGATCGACGTGGAGTACCGCAATCAGCGCGCCGAGCTCGTCGGCGTGGAAACCTGGACCGGGTTCGGCTACCGCAAGGGCGATCAGCGACCCGAGGCGAGCGGATGA
- a CDS encoding acyl-CoA dehydrogenase family protein has product MDLDFTAEQEMLREAVAGVCGRYSDLDVVRQMENDPIGYPDKFWEQLAELGLLGMTIPEEFGGSGMTMLDAMVVYTELGRALAPSPHFVSSVMSGGVVLRAGSDAQRDEWLPAISAGEVIVTTAWLEPRRGFGPEGVQLRAVPDANGTGRGWRLTGAKRHVQFATAADRMLVLARTDDGPTFFLVDPKSDGVTLSQQLTISSDTQYAIVFDNVVVDGDAIVGESGGAWPVWDDTMHDGIILLAAQAVGGAQYSHAIATQYAKDRHQFDKPLGAFQSLAHYLSDAVTAVDGAETLVWEAAWARTTGRPIDKLAPMAKLFACQTFRDVTATAQQIFGGVGFTLEYDIQLYFRRAKQLQISWWDDRYLEQLVAHEVLDTRVS; this is encoded by the coding sequence ATGGATCTCGACTTCACCGCCGAGCAGGAGATGCTGCGGGAGGCCGTCGCCGGCGTGTGCGGGCGCTACTCGGACCTCGACGTCGTCCGTCAGATGGAGAACGACCCGATCGGATATCCGGACAAGTTCTGGGAGCAACTCGCCGAGCTCGGTCTGCTCGGCATGACGATCCCGGAGGAGTTCGGCGGCAGCGGGATGACGATGCTCGACGCGATGGTGGTGTACACGGAGCTCGGGCGCGCGCTCGCGCCGTCGCCACACTTCGTCAGCTCGGTGATGAGCGGTGGTGTGGTCCTGCGGGCCGGGTCCGATGCGCAGCGCGACGAGTGGCTCCCCGCGATCTCGGCCGGCGAGGTGATCGTCACGACCGCGTGGTTGGAACCCAGGCGCGGCTTCGGTCCGGAAGGGGTGCAACTCCGCGCCGTGCCCGACGCCAATGGGACGGGCCGGGGCTGGCGGCTCACCGGCGCGAAGCGGCACGTGCAGTTCGCGACCGCCGCCGACCGCATGCTCGTGCTCGCACGCACCGACGACGGGCCCACCTTCTTCCTCGTCGACCCCAAGTCCGACGGCGTCACCTTGTCCCAGCAGCTCACGATCTCGTCGGACACGCAGTACGCGATCGTCTTCGACAATGTCGTGGTCGACGGTGACGCGATCGTCGGCGAGTCGGGTGGCGCGTGGCCGGTGTGGGACGACACGATGCACGACGGCATCATCCTCCTCGCCGCGCAAGCAGTGGGTGGCGCGCAGTACTCGCACGCCATCGCCACGCAGTACGCGAAGGATCGTCACCAGTTCGACAAGCCACTCGGAGCGTTCCAGTCGCTCGCGCACTACCTGTCGGATGCGGTCACCGCGGTCGACGGTGCCGAGACGCTCGTGTGGGAAGCCGCGTGGGCGCGCACGACCGGGCGACCGATCGACAAGCTCGCCCCGATGGCGAAGCTGTTCGCGTGCCAGACGTTCCGCGACGTCACCGCAACCGCGCAGCAGATCTTCGGCGGCGTGGGCTTCACCCTCGAGTACGACATCCAGCTCTACTTCCGTCGCGCCAAGCAGCTCCAGATCTCGTGGTGGGACGACCGTTACCTCGAACAGCTCGTAGCCCACGAGGTGCTCGACACCCGCGTGAGCTGA
- a CDS encoding multicopper oxidase family protein has protein sequence MSLGLLALVAGASSATAGTDGARARKEATARLAQRVDRKLPFRDPPAVHSRDGVLRETLHARQGPVGISGTTVRGRTYNRGFVGPTLVVQPGDALDLTTRNHLRDMTNLHTHGLFVSPAGNSDNVFVMVSGRATFENVYQLSDDVPPGTYWYHSHAHPLAEGQVFGGMSGVLIVDGLRDLLPANLQDIEDHVFALKDFQVDPGGTIPAKDIDSDAPTIRTVNGLVDPRLTMRPGATQLWRLANIGADIWYQLHVDGMQFHVIAEDANPVREVTAADELLLPPGKRYDVLVQAPSEPRTLELETLEYSTGPAGDTYPQTKLATVAVKGNAVKPKAMPTSLAVLDDLRNDPIAHERTFDFSESANGNQFFINGQQFDANRVDAPVTLGTTEQWTVTNSSQEQHPFHIHVNDIQVVSVNGEPYDAKSWQDTVVLPVGGSVVMRMRFRDYTGQYVFHCHILAHEDNGMMAVVNVS, from the coding sequence GTGTCTCTTGGGTTGCTCGCGCTCGTCGCCGGCGCGAGCTCCGCCACGGCAGGGACTGATGGCGCGCGGGCGCGCAAGGAAGCCACGGCCCGCCTGGCGCAGCGCGTCGACCGCAAGCTGCCCTTCCGCGACCCACCGGCGGTGCACTCGCGTGACGGCGTGCTGCGCGAGACGCTCCATGCCCGCCAGGGACCGGTCGGCATCTCGGGCACGACCGTCCGCGGCCGCACCTACAACCGCGGGTTCGTCGGCCCGACACTCGTCGTGCAGCCCGGCGACGCGCTCGATCTCACGACGCGCAACCACTTGCGCGACATGACGAACCTGCACACGCACGGCCTGTTCGTCTCGCCCGCCGGCAACTCCGACAACGTCTTCGTGATGGTGAGCGGCAGGGCGACGTTCGAGAACGTGTACCAGCTGTCGGACGACGTCCCCCCCGGCACCTACTGGTACCACTCCCACGCTCACCCGCTCGCGGAGGGCCAGGTGTTCGGTGGCATGTCGGGCGTGCTGATCGTCGATGGCCTCCGCGACTTGCTTCCCGCCAATCTCCAAGACATCGAGGACCACGTCTTCGCGCTCAAGGACTTCCAGGTCGACCCCGGCGGCACGATTCCGGCGAAGGACATCGACAGCGATGCGCCGACGATCCGGACCGTCAACGGCCTCGTCGACCCGCGCCTCACGATGCGGCCGGGCGCGACCCAGCTCTGGCGCCTCGCCAACATCGGTGCCGACATCTGGTACCAGCTGCATGTCGACGGCATGCAGTTCCACGTCATCGCCGAGGACGCCAACCCGGTCCGCGAGGTCACCGCCGCGGACGAGCTCCTGCTGCCACCGGGCAAGCGCTATGACGTGCTCGTCCAAGCCCCTTCCGAGCCCAGAACGCTCGAGCTCGAGACGCTCGAGTACTCGACCGGCCCTGCCGGCGACACGTACCCACAGACGAAGCTGGCCACCGTCGCGGTGAAGGGCAACGCGGTGAAACCGAAGGCGATGCCGACGTCACTCGCGGTGCTCGACGACCTCCGCAACGACCCCATCGCGCACGAGCGCACGTTCGACTTCTCGGAGAGCGCCAACGGCAACCAGTTCTTCATCAACGGCCAGCAGTTCGACGCCAACCGGGTGGACGCACCCGTGACCCTCGGCACTACCGAGCAGTGGACCGTCACCAACTCGAGCCAGGAGCAGCATCCGTTCCACATCCATGTGAACGACATCCAGGTGGTCAGTGTCAACGGCGAGCCCTACGACGCCAAGTCGTGGCAGGACACGGTCGTGCTCCCCGTCGGTGGGAGCGTCGTGATGCGGATGCGGTTCCGCGACTACACCGGCCAGTACGTGTTCCACTGCCACATCCTCGCCCACGAGGACAACGGCATGATGGCCGTTGTCAACGTGTCCTGA
- a CDS encoding glycine hydroxymethyltransferase has translation MALSPEATAYTAALEVIGAVEPRIATAIVDELANQRRQLKLIASENYASPAVLLAMGTWFSDKYAEGTPGHRFYAGCEVVDQVELLAAEHARALFGAEHAYVQPHSGIDANLVAFWSILAKRVELPRLESLGVKHVNDLDLDAWEQLRRELNNQRMIGMSLDAGGHLTHGFRPNISGKLFDQRSYGVDPVTEQIDYSAVRKLAQEFRPLVLVAGYSAYPRNPNFRILREIADEVDATFMVDMAHFAGLVAGGVLSGDLDPVPHAHVVTSTTHKSLRGPRGGFVLCTSEYSEFVDRGCPMVLGGPMPHVMAAKAVALAEARQPGFADYARRIVDNAAALADGLMRRGARLVSGGTENHLVLLDVHTGFGLTGRQAESALVESGVVTNRNSIPADPNGAWYTSGVRLGTPALTTLGLGPDELDEVAGIIVDVLQATTPAPTKSGTSQARYELANSVADASRRRCSDLLAKFPLYPTIDL, from the coding sequence ATGGCCCTGTCGCCCGAAGCCACTGCATACACCGCCGCGCTGGAAGTCATCGGCGCGGTCGAGCCGCGCATCGCCACCGCGATCGTCGATGAGCTCGCGAACCAGCGACGCCAGCTCAAGCTCATCGCGTCGGAGAACTACGCGTCGCCGGCCGTCCTCCTCGCGATGGGCACCTGGTTCTCCGACAAGTACGCCGAGGGCACGCCGGGACACCGCTTCTACGCGGGGTGCGAGGTCGTCGACCAGGTCGAGTTGCTCGCAGCCGAACATGCGCGTGCGCTCTTCGGCGCCGAGCACGCGTATGTGCAGCCGCACTCGGGGATCGACGCCAACCTCGTCGCGTTCTGGTCGATCCTCGCCAAGCGCGTCGAGCTTCCTCGGCTCGAATCGTTGGGTGTCAAGCACGTGAACGACCTCGATCTCGACGCGTGGGAGCAGCTCCGCCGTGAGCTCAACAACCAGCGGATGATCGGGATGTCGCTCGACGCGGGCGGGCACCTCACGCACGGCTTCCGTCCCAACATCTCGGGGAAGCTGTTCGACCAGCGGAGCTACGGCGTAGATCCGGTCACCGAGCAGATCGACTACAGCGCGGTACGCAAGCTCGCGCAGGAGTTCCGGCCGCTCGTGCTCGTGGCCGGCTACTCCGCGTATCCGCGCAACCCGAACTTCCGGATCCTGCGCGAGATCGCCGACGAGGTCGACGCGACGTTCATGGTCGACATGGCGCATTTCGCCGGCCTCGTCGCGGGTGGCGTGCTCAGCGGCGACCTCGATCCGGTGCCGCACGCGCACGTCGTCACGTCCACCACGCACAAGTCGCTGCGCGGCCCGCGCGGTGGTTTCGTGCTCTGCACGAGCGAGTACTCGGAGTTCGTCGACCGGGGCTGCCCGATGGTGCTCGGTGGCCCGATGCCACACGTGATGGCGGCGAAGGCGGTCGCGCTCGCGGAGGCGCGACAGCCGGGCTTCGCCGACTACGCGCGCCGCATCGTCGACAACGCCGCCGCGCTCGCCGATGGCCTCATGCGCCGCGGTGCGCGCCTCGTGAGCGGCGGCACGGAGAACCACCTCGTGCTGCTCGACGTGCACACCGGCTTCGGCCTCACCGGCAGGCAGGCCGAGTCGGCGTTGGTGGAGTCGGGAGTGGTCACGAACCGCAACTCGATCCCGGCCGATCCGAACGGCGCGTGGTACACGTCAGGAGTCCGGCTCGGCACACCTGCGCTCACCACGCTCGGGCTCGGCCCCGACGAGCTCGACGAGGTGGCCGGCATCATCGTCGACGTGCTGCAGGCCACCACCCCGGCGCCGACGAAGTCGGGTACCTCGCAGGCTCGCTACGAGCTGGCCAACAGCGTCGCCGACGCGAGCCGCAGGCGCTGCTCCGACCTTCTGGCGAAATTCCCGCTGTACCCTACGATCGACCTCTGA